The genomic interval GAAATTGCGCTGatattatttgttttgatGAACTTCTCCAGATAGGAAACCACCTGGAGTAGGACgtggaagaggaagaggaggtaGGGAGGATGCTCCTGGCGGACGACAGCCAAAAGGCATTGGACGTGGCTTAGATGATGGTTCTAAGGGTATTGGTGGAGGTCGTGGCAGAGGCGGACCAGGTGGAAAGGCTGGTGGAAGAGGTAAACTTGTTAACCCATCTCTATTTCATCAAGTAGAATTGGTTCTTAATGTTGCCGACTGTTGAGAgaaaatgagatgttccattaATAACTCATAGGACTCCAAACTAACACGTTGGTATCATCTAATTTGCCATTCAGGTGGAGGCCGAGGCCGAGCTTGATTCAGCTGAGCTTGTGGAACAACTTAGATGGGCAAGGTTGCCACTTTTAAAGGCATTTTTGTGGCCCGATGCTTTTGTGGAATCTTGGGTTTTTCTAGCTATGACAGAAGTTTTTATGTATGGTAATGTGATGCTTGGAATGGTTGTTCAACATTGTTGGCCTGGTGTTCCTCTCAAGGAAATAGATCCATATTTATGTACTTTTTGCGTGGTACTCTCGATCTTTCATGGTGAGGATAAGTTGCTTGAGAATTGAGATGCCTGTTTTCCGGTTTACTGATTAAACATTGTTTTTCGAAGCAAAAATGATAGCTATTTCCTATTTGATGTTGGGGTTATTGGACCATGTTCAATTTGAGCCACTCCAAGGAGTGCTCGTGCTAGTTTATGTCTCTAAATAGGGGAATACTAAGACCAAACTGATGAGAGGAATTCAGAAGCCGGGAATGCttttactttgaattatatccTTGACactagcaaaacaaaaaattctgCTGGATATATCATACAAAATTTCCCATTTTCTGGGAACCAACTCCGGTACAAAAAGCTTAATGTTACAAGGCGATGGCAACAGACTGATAGTTGAGACATCCTCTCTAGCCTGCTGTTAGTAGGGACTGTGCCTTTTTGACACGCGGGTCTTTGGTGATCTCAAAACAAGTTCGCTTGAAATCCATGATCGGTTTATGGTGTCGAGAGAGCCACCTGATAACCAGCAACATAAACGGCCATCTTCACCACCAGTCCATCCAAAAATGCTCTGGCCTTGGGGACCTGGCATGTTCGACATAGGCAACACACTTCGAACAACACCTGTATGGCCACCTTCAAGAATTGCTTCAGGGGATCCTATGGCTTGTGTTCCTGTATAAGTTACAGGGAAATAGCCTAAACTACCAGTGTTAGAGCCACCAATAAGCCATAATTGTTCTGCCTCTCTTGAGTAGTGGCAATCAACAAAGTAATCAACCTGCCCAACAAACTTTATTTGGTCAGTGGCCTAGCTAAAGGTAGAAATATGCTTAATAGAACATTGATTATGCCTCTACCAAGTCCTTGAATTATATACATTGTTACCAAGATCTTCAATGAGCTTTTAAATTACTCATCCAGACACAATTTTGGTAGTGTTAAGTTCGACAGCCATAATTATAACCTACTTTCAATAGAAGGATATTGTAAATCTCGATGAAGTCTAGTTCTGTGACTAAGCTCTACGAActtcatacaaaaaaaaaatgttcgaGAACTTACATCACCTAGAGTCCAACATTTAGAAGCCAAAGAACGAGTGTCCTGAAAACTTGTTTCAGTTGCATCCTTCCAGTCCCAGATACTACAACAGGAGCATCAATCAAACAGTTGAGCCAAATATATAGCATCATTCAGTAATCTCTTCAAATATGCGCGATTTCAAGCTTATGCAAGTCACCAATGGACCACCATAATTATAAGGCAAACAAACAGCAGATGTGCAGAAACCAACAGAAGTTAAACCATGATCAATGGATGGAAAGATTACCTTAAGGTTTCGATATGGGTCAAACACCAAAGCTTTTGATATGTCTCACCAAAAAATCCCACCTTCCCAATGGAGGTGCCCACATTCAGGACCTAGAATATTGAAAACTGGAAATGTAAATACTCAGGAAGCTTTCCAGAAAGTTCAATAGAATAGTTCTAGGTTAGTAATGTAAGACAATATTTTTACAGCTCTTCAACTTTGAACTTACCGACTCAAGATGATCATCTTCGTTGATATCTCCATCTGTCTCAAATATACATATCAATCCATCAACAGAAGCAGAGAGGAGCTTGTTTTGATAGTCGGGAATAAAGTGAACCTATCGAAATATACAATGTAGCTCAACTTTAATAACTTTATGAAGGAACGAAATGCCAAAAAAAGCTACAGCTAAACTAACAATTGCATGATCATAAAAGCACAAGAACCTGCCTGAGTGACATCTTCCACATGAGAGTCCTCTAAGCATGCTACTTGTTTGTCGCTCCTCCAATCCCACAATAGTATCTGAGTATAGTAAGTCCAGTTTTAGCAATCCAAagggtaaaccgaaaacaaagAGGACAATTGACTAGTGATATTATCTCATAATCAATGTGCTAAAGATGATGGAAATTCCTTCACAAGCACCTGAGGATTACATCCTGCGGCTAGAAGATTATTAGATGATCCACCAAAAGAAAAGCTGAATATCTCATCACTCGAACCGGAGTGAAAAGACGAAACCTGCAGCACAAA from Argentina anserina chromosome 2, drPotAnse1.1, whole genome shotgun sequence carries:
- the LOC126784744 gene encoding WD repeat-containing protein GTS1 encodes the protein MTWQNLTGGTKNPKAPNIQLSRNLARKRGKEEMEAMDLDTEPQPQPEPSSNPNSLKRFGLKTSIPTNFGDDYVFQIAPKDDWTAMAVSLSTNAVKLYSPVTGQYYGECKGHSATINHISFADSSSPHVLHSCSSDGTIRLWDTRTFQQVSSFHSGSSDEIFSFSFGGSSNNLLAAGCNPQILLWDWRSDKQVACLEDSHVEDVTQVHFIPDYQNKLLSASVDGLICIFETDGDINEDDHLESVLNVGTSIGKVGFFGETYQKLWCLTHIETLSIWDWKDATETSFQDTRSLASKCWTLGDVDYFVDCHYSREAEQLWLIGGSNTGSLGYFPVTYTGTQAIGSPEAILEGGHTGVVRSVLPMSNMPGPQGQSIFGWTGGEDGRLCCWLSGGSLDTINRSWISSELVLRSPKTRVSKRHSPY